One Phaseolus vulgaris cultivar G19833 chromosome 2, P. vulgaris v2.0, whole genome shotgun sequence DNA window includes the following coding sequences:
- the LOC137810550 gene encoding cysteine-rich receptor-like protein kinase 3 isoform X2 — protein sequence MSLASFLLVFLCCGALPALADPRATELAVMCTNTTAPMLQRQAFLTNFYDAMEALTDLITSQRYALVVKGTTQNETVYAFGECMKDLSKPDCDVCFAQCKTRVHRCSPFQRGTNGGMFFFDGCYLRYDGYNFFNESLSPRDRTICGTEDFRGNWSVFKANTVELVRNLSIETPKNEGFSAGYVRRSNVTIYGLAQCWKFVNSSSCQNCLAEAITRIDSCAPKGEVRALNAGCYLRYATHNFYNSSNNNPPQEHRGHKNFAIIVAASSASLAFLLIVSTVIFLVWTNLLKRRRERRQVGVLLNTVIKSKLNMPYEILEKATDYFSDSNKVGEGGSGSVFKGVLPDGTTVAVKRLTFNTSQWADHFFNEVNLISGIHHKNLVKLLGCSITGPESLLVYEFVPNHSLYYHLSGRRNSQQLTWEVRHKIILGTAEGLAYLHEESQRIIHRDIKLGNILIDENFTPKIADFGLARLFPEDKSHLSTAICGTLGYMAPEYVVLGKLTEKADVYSFGVLIMEIISGKKSTSFVQNSYSILHTVWSLYGSNKLCDIVDTMLEGNYPAEEAYKLLKIGLLCAQASAELRPAMSVVVKMINNNHEITQPTQPPFLNGSSAESSKSILPGNSFHPRSYTQSSDDSITESLIHHKWVTI from the exons ATGTCCCTTGCATCGTTTCTGCTTGTCTTCCTTTGTTGTGGTGCTCTTCCAGCTCTAGCTGATCCAAGAGCCACAGAGCTCGCAGTGATGTGCACAAACACAACAGCACCAATGCTTCAACGACAAGCTTTCTTAACAAACTTCTATGATGCCATGGAAGCCTTAACCGATTTGATTACAAGCCAAAGATATGCACTTGTGGTTAAAGGGACTACTCAAAATGAAACTGTATATGCTTTTGGTGAGTGCATGAAAGATCTGTCCAAACCAGATTGTGATGTCTGCTTTGCACAGTGCAAGACACGTGTCCACAGGTGCTCTCCGTTTCAGAGAGGCACTAATGGGGGCATGTTTTTCTTTGATGGGTGCTATCTTAGGTATGATGGCTACAACTTCTTCAATGAGAGTCTCAGTCCTCGGGATAGGACTATTTGTGGAACTGAAGATTTTAGAGGGAATTGGAGTGTGTTTAAGGCCAATACTGTGGAATTGGTGAGAAATTTGAGCATTGAAACACCAAAGAATGAAGGGTTCTCTGCGGGGTATGTGAGAAGAAGTAATGTGACTATTTATGGGTTGGCTCAATGCTGGAAGTTTGTGAATAGCAGTTCCTGTCAGAACTGTTTGGCTGAAGCTATCACTAGGATTGATTCATGTGCCCCAAAAGGAGAAGTGAGGGCCTTGAATGCTGGGTGTTACTTGAGGTATGCTACACACAATTTCTATAATAGTTCAAACAAcaatccacctcaagaacatCGAG GACACAAAAATTTTGCTATAATTGTGGCTGCTTCATCTGCTTCCTTGGCTTTCCTGCTGATTGTTTCAACAGTGATTTTCCTTGTGTGGACAAATTTACTAAAGCGGAGGAGAG AAAGAAGACAAGTTGGTGTACTTTTGAACACAGTGATCAAGTCCAAACTAAATATGCCGTATGAAATTCTTGAAAAAGCCACAGATTACTTCAGTGATTCCAATAAGGTAGGAGAAGGGGGATCAGGGTCAGTTTTTAAG GGAGTTCTGCCAGATGGAACTACCGTGGCTGTAAAAAGACTTACTTTTAACACATCACAATGGGCAGatcatttttttaatgaggtcaatTTGATCAGTGGCATTCATCACAAAAATCTAGTGAAGCTTTTAGGGTGCAGCATTACAGGACCTGAAAGCCTTCTTGTTTATGAATTTGTGCCCAATCATAGCCTCTATTATCACCTATCTG GTAGAAGAAATTCTCAACAGTTGACATGGGAAGTCAGGCACAAAATCATATTGGGAACCGCAGAGGGTTTGGCCTATCTTCATGAAGAATCACAGAGAATCATTCATAGAGATATAAAATTAGGCAACATTCTCATTGATGAGAACTTCACACCCAAGATTGCTGATTTTGGACTTGCCAGATTATTTCCAGAAGACAAGTCTCATCTTAGCACAGCCATTTGTGGCACACT GGGTTATATGGCTCCAGAATATGTAGTTCTAGGGAAGCTAACTGAGAAAGCAGATGTCTACAGTTTTGGAGTTCTGATTATGGAAATTATATCTGGCAAAAAGAGCACATCCTTCGTTCAAAATTCATATTCTATCCTACACA CGGTTTGGAGCCTTTATGGATCAAACAAGCTATGTGACATTGTTGATACAATGCTGGAGGGAAATTATCCGGCAGAGGAAGCATACAAACTCCTTAAGATAGGGTTGCTCTGTGCACAAGCATCTGCAGAGCTTAGACCAGCAATGTCAGTAGTTGTGAAAATGATTAACAACAATCATGAAATTACTCAGCCAACACAACCACCCTTTCTTAATGGCAGTAGTGCAGAATCCAGCAAATCAATTTTACCAGGAAACAGTTTTCATCCTAGATCCTACACTCAGTCTTCAGACGACAGCATAACCGAAAGTCTGATTCATCATAAATGGGTTacaatataa
- the LOC137810550 gene encoding cysteine-rich receptor-like protein kinase 3 isoform X1 has translation MSLASFLLVFLCCGALPALADPRATELAVMCTNTTAPMLQRQAFLTNFYDAMEALTDLITSQRYALVVKGTTQNETVYAFGECMKDLSKPDCDVCFAQCKTRVHRCSPFQRGTNGGMFFFDGCYLRYDGYNFFNESLSPRDRTICGTEDFRGNWSVFKANTVELVRNLSIETPKNEGFSAGYVRRSNVTIYGLAQCWKFVNSSSCQNCLAEAITRIDSCAPKGEVRALNAGCYLRYATHNFYNSSNNNPPQEHRGHKNFAIIVAASSASLAFLLIVSTVIFLVWTNLLKRRRERRQVGVLLNTVIKSKLNMPYEILEKATDYFSDSNKVGEGGSGSVFKGVLPDGTTVAVKRLTFNTSQWADHFFNEVNLISGIHHKNLVKLLGCSITGPESLLVYEFVPNHSLYYHLSGRRNSQQLTWEVRHKIILGTAEGLAYLHEESQRIIHRDIKLGNILIDENFTPKIADFGLARLFPEDKSHLSTAICGTLGYMAPEYVVLGKLTEKADVYSFGVLIMEIISGKKSTSFVQNSYSILHRPLWIKQAM, from the exons ATGTCCCTTGCATCGTTTCTGCTTGTCTTCCTTTGTTGTGGTGCTCTTCCAGCTCTAGCTGATCCAAGAGCCACAGAGCTCGCAGTGATGTGCACAAACACAACAGCACCAATGCTTCAACGACAAGCTTTCTTAACAAACTTCTATGATGCCATGGAAGCCTTAACCGATTTGATTACAAGCCAAAGATATGCACTTGTGGTTAAAGGGACTACTCAAAATGAAACTGTATATGCTTTTGGTGAGTGCATGAAAGATCTGTCCAAACCAGATTGTGATGTCTGCTTTGCACAGTGCAAGACACGTGTCCACAGGTGCTCTCCGTTTCAGAGAGGCACTAATGGGGGCATGTTTTTCTTTGATGGGTGCTATCTTAGGTATGATGGCTACAACTTCTTCAATGAGAGTCTCAGTCCTCGGGATAGGACTATTTGTGGAACTGAAGATTTTAGAGGGAATTGGAGTGTGTTTAAGGCCAATACTGTGGAATTGGTGAGAAATTTGAGCATTGAAACACCAAAGAATGAAGGGTTCTCTGCGGGGTATGTGAGAAGAAGTAATGTGACTATTTATGGGTTGGCTCAATGCTGGAAGTTTGTGAATAGCAGTTCCTGTCAGAACTGTTTGGCTGAAGCTATCACTAGGATTGATTCATGTGCCCCAAAAGGAGAAGTGAGGGCCTTGAATGCTGGGTGTTACTTGAGGTATGCTACACACAATTTCTATAATAGTTCAAACAAcaatccacctcaagaacatCGAG GACACAAAAATTTTGCTATAATTGTGGCTGCTTCATCTGCTTCCTTGGCTTTCCTGCTGATTGTTTCAACAGTGATTTTCCTTGTGTGGACAAATTTACTAAAGCGGAGGAGAG AAAGAAGACAAGTTGGTGTACTTTTGAACACAGTGATCAAGTCCAAACTAAATATGCCGTATGAAATTCTTGAAAAAGCCACAGATTACTTCAGTGATTCCAATAAGGTAGGAGAAGGGGGATCAGGGTCAGTTTTTAAG GGAGTTCTGCCAGATGGAACTACCGTGGCTGTAAAAAGACTTACTTTTAACACATCACAATGGGCAGatcatttttttaatgaggtcaatTTGATCAGTGGCATTCATCACAAAAATCTAGTGAAGCTTTTAGGGTGCAGCATTACAGGACCTGAAAGCCTTCTTGTTTATGAATTTGTGCCCAATCATAGCCTCTATTATCACCTATCTG GTAGAAGAAATTCTCAACAGTTGACATGGGAAGTCAGGCACAAAATCATATTGGGAACCGCAGAGGGTTTGGCCTATCTTCATGAAGAATCACAGAGAATCATTCATAGAGATATAAAATTAGGCAACATTCTCATTGATGAGAACTTCACACCCAAGATTGCTGATTTTGGACTTGCCAGATTATTTCCAGAAGACAAGTCTCATCTTAGCACAGCCATTTGTGGCACACT GGGTTATATGGCTCCAGAATATGTAGTTCTAGGGAAGCTAACTGAGAAAGCAGATGTCTACAGTTTTGGAGTTCTGATTATGGAAATTATATCTGGCAAAAAGAGCACATCCTTCGTTCAAAATTCATATTCTATCCTACACAGG CCTTTATGGATCAAACAAGCTATGTGA